In one window of Fundidesulfovibrio soli DNA:
- a CDS encoding DUF2334 domain-containing protein produces the protein MLVLYDNTGPENWRGPLYIQLLSNLLSHFEAQVTSKPVEDYASGDVNNYDVTFYLGAIFDNPIPDAFLTDILGTGKTVAWLGYNLHKMTRDHGTDFTNRYGLTFDREDTTHYTKVTHKNTLLTRVGAGTTLSKVIISNSSAGAAVSTLATASNNAGTKTAPYILRSQNLYFVADNPFTYVTATDRYLAFADVLFDILDVQQTQAPRTVLRIEDVSPVSDPVNMRAIADYLASKNFPFMISVIPEYRDPLGVYNSGVPQAVKWRDRPEALSALRYMISKGGRVIQHGYTHQYQAQNNPFTGITGEDWEFYIVTLDGNGNKVYQGPAPEDSYAWALDRVLTGQRILHSLNIWPVAWLTPHYLASPQDYAAFARVYPHSLDRGVYFSTGSDGTVHTQEQIAPYVLKDVYGIIRIPETCEHINPTGAPKVLPAQTIAKAAANTVVRDGWAGFYFHWYIDVSYLRQLVEGITALGYVPTAVGMKPRLNVAVPYNLLLP, from the coding sequence GTGCTCGTACTCTACGACAACACCGGCCCGGAGAACTGGCGCGGGCCGCTTTATATCCAACTCCTGAGCAATCTGCTGTCGCATTTCGAGGCGCAAGTGACCTCGAAACCCGTAGAGGATTACGCTTCTGGAGATGTCAACAACTACGACGTCACGTTCTATCTCGGTGCCATATTCGACAACCCCATCCCGGACGCCTTCCTGACGGACATATTGGGGACCGGCAAGACAGTGGCCTGGCTGGGCTACAATCTGCATAAGATGACCCGGGACCACGGTACTGACTTCACCAATCGCTATGGACTGACCTTCGACCGTGAGGACACCACTCACTATACCAAGGTGACGCACAAGAACACCTTGCTGACCCGTGTGGGTGCGGGCACCACGCTCTCCAAGGTGATCATATCCAATTCGTCCGCCGGCGCGGCCGTGAGCACGCTGGCAACGGCCTCCAACAATGCCGGTACCAAGACCGCCCCGTACATCCTGCGTTCACAGAACCTGTACTTCGTGGCGGACAACCCCTTCACCTACGTCACGGCAACTGACAGGTACCTTGCCTTCGCGGACGTGCTCTTCGACATCCTGGACGTGCAGCAGACCCAGGCCCCAAGGACGGTGCTGCGTATCGAGGACGTGTCGCCCGTCTCCGACCCCGTCAACATGCGGGCCATAGCGGATTACCTCGCCTCCAAGAACTTTCCCTTCATGATCAGCGTGATCCCGGAGTACCGTGATCCGCTCGGCGTCTACAACTCAGGCGTGCCCCAGGCCGTGAAGTGGAGGGACAGGCCGGAGGCGTTGAGCGCTCTGCGCTACATGATCTCCAAGGGCGGGCGCGTGATCCAGCACGGCTACACGCACCAGTACCAAGCCCAGAACAACCCGTTCACCGGCATCACCGGCGAGGACTGGGAGTTCTACATCGTCACCCTGGACGGTAACGGCAACAAAGTATACCAGGGCCCCGCCCCGGAGGACTCCTACGCCTGGGCGCTGGACCGCGTGCTCACTGGGCAGCGGATCCTGCACAGCCTCAACATCTGGCCGGTAGCCTGGCTCACGCCGCATTATCTGGCCTCTCCGCAGGACTACGCCGCGTTCGCCAGGGTTTATCCCCATTCATTGGATCGTGGGGTTTACTTCTCCACAGGATCCGACGGCACGGTGCACACACAGGAACAGATCGCTCCCTACGTGCTCAAGGACGTCTACGGGATCATACGCATCCCTGAGACATGCGAGCACATCAACCCTACAGGGGCTCCGAAAGTACTTCCAGCGCAAACAATCGCCAAGGCTGCCGCGAACACCGTTGTTCGAGACGGCTGGGCTGGGTTCTACTTTCACTGGTACATCGATGTCTCCTACCTGCGGCAACTGGTGGAAGGCATCACCGCCCTGGGGTATGTCCCGACAGCCGTCGGGATGAAGCCGCGCCTGAACGTGGCTGTTCCATACAATCTTCTTTTGCCATGA
- a CDS encoding iron-sulfur cluster assembly scaffold protein, whose translation MSPKRTYKNDALVKPLETFSARAVYGSTFCKRQIAVQILVDDGIVKDIGGNVECSYSRQCLGTLISLVKGMDIDSAWSFSGDDLKQNLEMVDPKSDCDTYVVAALRLALRNWEKGI comes from the coding sequence ATGTCACCGAAGAGGACCTACAAGAACGACGCCCTGGTCAAGCCGCTGGAGACTTTTTCCGCCAGGGCCGTCTACGGCAGCACGTTCTGCAAGAGGCAGATAGCCGTCCAGATTCTCGTGGACGACGGAATCGTCAAGGACATCGGCGGCAACGTCGAATGTTCCTACAGCCGCCAGTGTTTGGGAACCCTGATATCCCTGGTGAAAGGGATGGATATCGACTCCGCCTGGTCGTTCTCAGGCGATGACCTGAAGCAGAACCTCGAAATGGTCGACCCCAAGTCAGACTGCGACACCTACGTGGTCGCCGCGCTGCGCCTGGCGCTGCGCAACTGGGAGAAAGGAATCTAG
- a CDS encoding cyclic nucleotide-binding/CBS domain-containing protein has product MQVKDAMSTRIMFVKKDATVAQAMRLMAENNMRRLMVDKDDAGPYAAITVRDMISKVIAPGKDPASIKVKDIMNASLISVASADELSAAAKIMDEKNVAGLPVIDGGKLVGVITMWDILIALGVHCKAS; this is encoded by the coding sequence ATGCAAGTCAAAGACGCGATGTCCACCAGGATCATGTTCGTGAAAAAGGACGCCACCGTTGCCCAGGCCATGCGCCTCATGGCCGAGAACAACATGCGCCGCCTGATGGTCGACAAGGACGACGCCGGGCCCTACGCCGCGATCACCGTGCGCGACATGATCTCCAAGGTCATCGCTCCCGGAAAGGACCCGGCCTCCATCAAGGTGAAGGACATCATGAACGCTTCGCTGATTTCGGTCGCCTCCGCGGATGAGCTCTCCGCCGCTGCCAAGATCATGGATGAGAAGAACGTGGCCGGCCTGCCCGTCATCGACGGCGGGAAGCTGGTGGGCGTCATCACCATGTGGGACATCCTGATCGCCCTGGGAGTGCACTGCAAGGCGTCCTGA
- a CDS encoding tetratricopeptide repeat protein gives MLFSDTAINRAAKAAAVLLGAFLLAHLAASAAWCSGKIPTATDVDSLQGNWFERELLRLKSFPHLDRAYRLLSDGQRGEAAKELQIYLQMVPGDLRAQEMLVITLADEGRLDDALRQAGTVLAANEADMRLRLVRANLLARMGRDDAAAEDYSKLIDNPNSDADTMRQALLGLASIRQRQGQYSQVLQLLDRFPGQPDGVALPALRAQALLKLKRVPEAVRLLESSFAEAKSPKERLDLQLAWAQGLMDLGDLTGADRLLEAALKESPENPYALRALAENAVRRKEPERAVEYARRAEAAEATPEAKELYANALLMAGKPLEAAEVFRGLAANAKDPATRARLDIRLGNALALAGKDAEAAEAYKAAAKTGDGETAYEMLATSLERLGRFDEAIQALQKVVESSPTAVHILRLAGLKSKTGDPQQAADLVRQALDKGLTGGDRIAAEDELGVLYFQAGKDKEALEAWKAALAKRPNDPALLSRLAAVSQRMGDIQGAVGYAEAAYKAQPDLNNTSSLAVLLALSGQSGRAADLLRQTLPSVRKHTREEADLLERLANLEAMAGRHEQSAELFIQSFDSVPGANPALLSKSAGQYLAAGQTAQAGAVLSRLLRMPGLTPAVRAEALSQSAAVALRQGDMNLVVRYSREALETNALTKVQRGDTLMGMAAAEQKLGHNDEAVKLLDQALKEGVDPWRAHYSLGLALYETKRYDQALVNLKTALKIKSTPGLQLAIARCYESLNKPGLAIQAMLEVDPAKAGLSQPDRKDFYYALGNLYALIQENQNAADAYRRSLAIQYDPGAAIRLARMERLLGNPEQALKLLESVQAKDMPGLDLNARRSELPPQKKPSGKGEAKPSSQPPLRDPAAKSAAADPAPAPSAGSKAGAVPAQPSPDRQPIPLTQPPAQPSSAGGDKAADKAGGSQVLRGVEIKESGSGTVLLLKGVGGQVKASSKIYEGPARLVVDLPGSWRLQGPEDITGNGGIVRRVHIGQQPNKLRMVVTLADKPAPPVFEGTPDGLVVRLVK, from the coding sequence ATGCTTTTCTCCGACACAGCCATCAACCGCGCCGCAAAGGCCGCCGCAGTCCTGTTGGGCGCTTTCCTGCTGGCGCATCTGGCCGCCTCTGCCGCGTGGTGCTCCGGGAAGATACCCACCGCCACGGACGTCGACTCGCTTCAGGGCAACTGGTTCGAGCGCGAGCTTCTGCGCCTGAAGTCCTTCCCGCACCTGGACAGGGCTTACCGCCTGCTGTCCGACGGGCAGCGGGGCGAGGCCGCCAAGGAGCTTCAGATCTACCTCCAGATGGTCCCCGGAGACCTCCGCGCCCAGGAGATGCTGGTCATCACCCTCGCCGACGAGGGCCGCCTGGACGACGCTCTGCGCCAGGCCGGGACCGTGCTGGCCGCCAACGAGGCGGACATGCGCCTGCGCCTGGTTCGCGCCAACCTGCTGGCGCGGATGGGGCGCGACGACGCCGCTGCGGAGGACTACTCCAAACTCATCGACAACCCCAACTCCGACGCCGACACCATGCGCCAGGCCCTGCTCGGCCTTGCCTCGATCCGTCAGCGCCAGGGGCAGTATTCCCAGGTGCTCCAGTTGCTGGACAGATTTCCCGGGCAGCCCGATGGCGTTGCGCTCCCGGCCCTGCGCGCCCAGGCCCTGCTCAAGCTCAAGCGGGTTCCCGAAGCGGTGAGACTCCTGGAGAGCAGCTTCGCTGAGGCCAAATCGCCCAAGGAGCGCCTGGACCTGCAGTTGGCCTGGGCACAGGGCCTCATGGACCTGGGTGACCTGACCGGCGCTGACAGGCTTCTCGAGGCCGCCCTCAAGGAATCCCCGGAGAACCCGTACGCTCTGCGCGCCCTGGCCGAGAACGCCGTCAGGCGCAAGGAGCCGGAGCGCGCGGTGGAGTACGCCCGCCGGGCCGAAGCCGCCGAGGCCACTCCCGAAGCCAAAGAGCTGTATGCCAACGCCCTGCTCATGGCCGGCAAGCCGCTCGAAGCGGCGGAAGTCTTCCGCGGTCTGGCCGCCAACGCCAAGGACCCCGCCACCCGCGCCCGCCTGGATATCCGCCTGGGCAACGCCCTGGCCCTGGCCGGCAAGGACGCGGAGGCGGCCGAAGCCTACAAGGCCGCCGCCAAGACCGGCGACGGCGAGACCGCCTACGAGATGCTGGCCACCAGCCTTGAGCGCCTTGGCCGCTTCGACGAGGCCATTCAGGCCCTGCAGAAGGTCGTGGAGTCTTCCCCCACCGCAGTGCATATTCTCCGGCTTGCGGGGCTCAAGAGCAAGACGGGCGATCCCCAGCAGGCCGCGGATCTGGTCCGCCAGGCCCTGGACAAGGGGCTGACGGGTGGCGACCGCATAGCCGCGGAGGACGAACTGGGCGTCCTGTACTTCCAGGCCGGGAAGGACAAAGAGGCCCTGGAAGCCTGGAAGGCCGCCCTGGCCAAGCGCCCCAATGACCCGGCCCTGCTGTCCCGCCTGGCTGCCGTGAGCCAGCGCATGGGCGACATCCAGGGCGCGGTCGGCTACGCCGAGGCCGCCTACAAGGCCCAACCCGACCTGAACAACACGTCCTCCCTGGCGGTGCTCCTGGCTCTCTCCGGGCAGAGCGGCAGGGCCGCCGACCTGCTGCGCCAGACCCTGCCTTCGGTCCGCAAGCACACCCGTGAGGAGGCGGACCTGCTGGAGCGCCTGGCCAACCTGGAGGCCATGGCCGGACGCCATGAACAGTCGGCCGAGCTTTTCATCCAGTCCTTCGACTCCGTGCCCGGCGCAAACCCGGCGCTGCTCTCCAAGTCGGCCGGGCAGTATCTGGCCGCCGGCCAGACGGCCCAGGCCGGAGCCGTGCTCTCCCGGCTGCTGCGCATGCCCGGGCTGACTCCCGCCGTGCGGGCCGAGGCGCTCTCCCAGTCCGCGGCCGTGGCCCTGCGCCAGGGGGACATGAACCTGGTGGTGCGCTACTCCCGCGAGGCGCTTGAGACCAACGCCCTGACCAAAGTCCAGCGCGGCGACACCCTGATGGGCATGGCGGCCGCCGAGCAGAAGCTCGGGCACAACGACGAGGCCGTGAAGCTGCTCGACCAGGCCCTGAAGGAAGGCGTGGACCCCTGGCGCGCCCATTACTCCCTCGGCCTGGCCCTCTACGAGACCAAGCGTTACGACCAGGCCCTGGTCAACCTGAAGACCGCGCTGAAGATCAAGTCCACCCCGGGGCTGCAGCTGGCCATCGCGCGCTGCTACGAGTCCCTGAACAAGCCGGGCCTGGCCATCCAGGCCATGCTCGAGGTCGATCCCGCCAAGGCCGGACTCTCGCAGCCAGACCGCAAGGATTTCTATTACGCCCTGGGCAACCTCTACGCCCTCATCCAGGAGAACCAGAACGCCGCCGACGCCTACCGCCGGAGCTTGGCCATCCAATACGATCCCGGAGCGGCCATCAGACTGGCCCGCATGGAGCGCTTGCTGGGCAACCCCGAGCAAGCCCTGAAGCTGCTGGAGTCCGTCCAGGCCAAGGATATGCCCGGGCTGGACCTGAACGCGCGCCGCTCCGAGCTTCCGCCACAGAAAAAGCCCTCAGGCAAGGGCGAGGCCAAGCCGTCGTCGCAGCCTCCCCTGCGCGACCCCGCTGCTAAATCCGCCGCGGCCGACCCCGCGCCTGCTCCCTCGGCAGGTTCCAAGGCCGGCGCTGTCCCGGCGCAGCCCTCGCCCGACAGGCAGCCCATCCCGCTGACCCAGCCCCCCGCTCAGCCCTCCTCCGCCGGAGGCGACAAGGCGGCGGATAAGGCCGGTGGCTCCCAGGTGCTCCGCGGCGTCGAAATCAAGGAAAGCGGATCCGGCACGGTGCTCCTGCTCAAAGGCGTGGGCGGCCAGGTCAAGGCGTCCAGCAAAATCTACGAGGGCCCCGCCCGCCTGGTGGTCGATCTGCCTGGCAGCTGGCGTCTCCAGGGGCCTGAAGACATCACCGGCAACGGCGGAATCGTGCGCCGCGTCCACATCGGACAGCAGCCGAACAAACTCCGCATGGTCGTCACACTTGCCGACAAGCCCGCCCCGCCCGTTTTCGAGGGCACGCCTGACGGGCTGGTCGTGAGGCTCGTAAAATGA
- the wecB gene encoding non-hydrolyzing UDP-N-acetylglucosamine 2-epimerase, whose amino-acid sequence MRKLRVAVALGTRPEVIKLAPVVKALRARPEEFETYVISTGQHRQMLDQALAPFELAVQSDLRLMRDNQTLPELTASALTAMYNLLAELKPDLLLVQGDTTTVLSASLAAFYLKIPVGHVEAGLRSHDIHNPFPEEVNRKLTSVMTELHFAPTAGSKAELLREDYPAGKIVVTGNTVVDALLDLTAKPFDPAGTPLESIPLEGRRLILVTSHRRESFDGGLEQICLALKDIARAFPDVAIVYPLHLNPNVRQVARGVLCECDGIYLLEPLDYQVIVQLMRRACLILTDSGGIQEEAPTFDTPVLVLRKVTERPEASQRGQAILVGADRANIVAHATRLLSDPAARAAMTGLGNPYGDGQASERIVEAILRWAGGVSPLLPPEREFKPSPVGGDSQ is encoded by the coding sequence ATGCGGAAATTGCGTGTAGCCGTTGCTCTTGGTACCCGCCCGGAGGTCATCAAACTCGCCCCTGTAGTCAAGGCGCTGCGCGCCAGGCCTGAGGAGTTCGAGACCTACGTCATCTCCACGGGGCAGCACCGCCAGATGCTCGACCAGGCCCTGGCCCCCTTCGAGTTGGCCGTGCAGTCCGATCTGCGTCTCATGCGGGACAACCAGACCCTGCCCGAGCTTACCGCCAGCGCCCTCACGGCCATGTACAACCTCCTGGCCGAGCTCAAGCCGGACTTGCTGCTGGTGCAGGGCGACACCACAACCGTGCTGAGCGCCTCCCTGGCCGCCTTCTACCTGAAGATACCCGTGGGGCACGTGGAGGCCGGGCTGCGCAGCCACGACATCCACAACCCGTTCCCCGAAGAGGTCAACCGCAAGCTCACCAGCGTGATGACGGAGCTCCATTTCGCGCCCACGGCCGGTTCCAAGGCCGAGCTGCTGCGGGAGGACTACCCGGCCGGCAAGATAGTGGTCACGGGAAACACGGTGGTGGACGCCCTGCTCGACCTGACGGCAAAACCTTTCGACCCGGCGGGAACTCCGCTCGAGTCCATACCCTTGGAAGGCAGGCGGCTGATCCTTGTCACGTCGCACCGCCGCGAATCCTTCGACGGCGGGCTGGAGCAGATCTGCCTGGCCCTGAAGGACATTGCCAGGGCCTTCCCGGACGTGGCCATCGTCTATCCGTTGCACCTCAACCCCAATGTGCGCCAGGTGGCCAGGGGGGTGCTCTGCGAGTGCGACGGGATATACCTGCTTGAACCGCTGGACTACCAGGTGATCGTGCAGCTCATGCGCCGGGCGTGCCTGATCCTCACCGATTCGGGCGGCATCCAGGAGGAGGCACCCACCTTCGACACCCCGGTGCTGGTGCTCCGCAAGGTCACGGAACGGCCCGAGGCCAGCCAGAGGGGACAGGCCATCCTCGTGGGGGCGGATAGGGCCAACATCGTGGCCCACGCCACCCGCCTCCTGTCCGATCCGGCTGCGCGCGCCGCCATGACCGGGCTGGGCAACCCCTACGGCGACGGGCAAGCCTCGGAACGCATCGTCGAAGCCATATTGCGCTGGGCGGGCGGCGTGTCCCCGCTGTTGCCGCCCGAGCGCGAATTCAAGCCCTCACCCGTGGGCGGGGACTCGCAATGA
- a CDS encoding glycosyl transferase family protein, whose protein sequence is MSEIDLYLPYVLLGLKILLIILSVVFFFSGMDEFFFDMVYLVRRVYRRLFVLPKYEPLTEAKLLAVPEKLVAIMVPCWDESAVIRRMLTNTIQTLNYSNYYIFVGTYPNDAATQREVEIARESFGNVQRIVCPKDGPTNKADCLNWVYEGIKVFEKDNNLRFEIFVMNDSEDIVHPLYLKLFNYLIPAKDMVQLPVFPLPAVWWNLTRGHYMDEFAENHAKDMTVREVLSHSVPSAGVGSGYSRRALEGLAAQTNNQLFNISSLTEDYDFGMRMGKLGFKQIFVRHAILRKTKKEKLFGGSREANVREYVVIQEFFPGTLKTAIRQKSRWVVGIALQGWASIGWQGGFWNRYMLARDRKSLITNQVNMLGNLLVPVITALWLYQTLHPQGYRYPSLVEEGTTLWVLLLINLFFFFWRMLWRGIYTWRVYGVMHGLLSVPRLFWGNLINFCATWRALRLYARYLITGKIIAWDKTAHVYPTEEEMRSYRRRLGDLLLDKRFLTVKQLDEALAKQKSTGQPLGDVLIAMGMVKENDLVQTLGAQFRLSTAEIDPYATPVEVLALIPQDIALANEIFPIALKESGVLLVAVLNPLGNAELRKLEEALGRPLEMVLTSKSNMSFALRRGYERLQQAGTDEKRPLGERLIEKQLCTTDQLEQALQTQRRSYSRLGDILVLEGMLQYTQLQKATTEFFQSASKEGRFGDYLVDKNYITKAQLETALKIQSGKTRFLGDILADMGVDVLAINETIAEGKAARH, encoded by the coding sequence ATGAGCGAAATAGACCTCTATCTCCCGTACGTCCTGCTCGGGCTGAAGATCCTGCTCATCATCCTGAGCGTGGTGTTCTTCTTCAGCGGCATGGACGAGTTCTTCTTCGACATGGTCTATCTGGTGCGCCGGGTGTACCGGCGGCTCTTCGTGCTGCCGAAGTACGAGCCCCTCACCGAGGCCAAGCTGCTGGCCGTGCCCGAGAAGCTCGTGGCCATCATGGTGCCCTGCTGGGACGAATCCGCCGTCATCCGCAGGATGCTCACCAACACCATCCAGACGCTCAACTACTCCAACTATTACATCTTCGTGGGCACCTATCCCAACGACGCCGCCACGCAGCGCGAGGTGGAGATCGCCCGGGAGAGCTTCGGCAACGTCCAGCGCATCGTCTGCCCCAAGGACGGCCCCACCAACAAGGCGGACTGCCTGAACTGGGTCTACGAGGGCATCAAGGTCTTCGAGAAGGACAACAACCTCAGGTTCGAAATCTTCGTGATGAACGACTCCGAGGACATCGTCCACCCGCTGTACCTCAAGCTGTTCAACTACCTCATCCCAGCCAAGGACATGGTGCAGCTGCCCGTGTTCCCCCTGCCAGCGGTCTGGTGGAACCTCACCCGCGGCCACTACATGGACGAGTTCGCCGAGAACCACGCCAAGGACATGACCGTGCGCGAGGTGCTCAGCCACAGCGTGCCTTCGGCGGGCGTGGGCAGCGGCTACAGCCGACGGGCCCTGGAGGGGCTGGCCGCCCAGACGAACAACCAGCTCTTCAACATCAGCTCCCTCACCGAAGACTACGACTTCGGCATGCGCATGGGCAAACTCGGCTTCAAGCAAATCTTCGTGCGCCACGCCATCCTGCGCAAGACCAAGAAAGAGAAGCTCTTCGGCGGCTCGCGCGAGGCCAACGTCCGGGAATACGTGGTCATCCAGGAGTTTTTCCCCGGCACCCTCAAGACCGCGATCCGCCAGAAATCCCGCTGGGTCGTTGGCATCGCGCTGCAGGGCTGGGCCAGCATCGGCTGGCAGGGCGGATTCTGGAACCGCTACATGCTGGCGCGGGACCGCAAGTCCCTGATCACCAACCAGGTGAACATGCTGGGCAACCTGCTGGTGCCCGTCATCACGGCCCTGTGGCTGTACCAGACCCTCCATCCGCAGGGCTACCGCTATCCCTCCCTGGTGGAGGAGGGCACCACGCTGTGGGTGCTTCTGCTCATCAACCTGTTCTTCTTCTTCTGGCGTATGCTCTGGCGGGGCATCTACACCTGGCGCGTCTACGGCGTGATGCATGGTCTGCTTTCGGTGCCCAGGCTGTTCTGGGGCAACCTGATCAACTTCTGCGCCACATGGCGCGCCTTGCGTCTGTATGCGCGCTACCTGATCACGGGCAAGATCATCGCCTGGGACAAGACCGCGCACGTCTATCCCACGGAAGAGGAAATGCGCTCCTACAGGCGCCGCCTGGGCGACCTGTTGCTGGACAAGCGGTTCCTCACCGTCAAGCAGTTGGACGAGGCCCTGGCCAAGCAGAAGAGCACGGGGCAACCCCTTGGCGACGTGCTCATCGCCATGGGCATGGTGAAGGAGAACGATCTGGTGCAAACCCTCGGCGCGCAGTTCCGGCTGAGCACCGCGGAAATCGATCCTTACGCCACGCCGGTGGAGGTCCTCGCGCTCATACCGCAGGACATCGCCCTGGCCAACGAGATCTTCCCCATCGCTCTCAAAGAGTCCGGCGTGTTGTTGGTCGCCGTGCTCAATCCGCTCGGCAATGCTGAACTGCGCAAGCTTGAAGAGGCGCTGGGCCGCCCGCTCGAAATGGTGCTGACCTCGAAAAGCAACATGTCCTTCGCGTTGCGGCGCGGATACGAAAGACTGCAGCAGGCCGGAACGGACGAAAAACGTCCGCTTGGCGAAAGACTGATCGAGAAGCAGCTGTGCACCACCGACCAGCTCGAGCAGGCCCTGCAGACACAACGGCGCAGCTATTCCCGTTTGGGTGATATACTTGTCTTGGAAGGAATGTTGCAGTACACGCAACTTCAAAAGGCCACGACGGAGTTTTTCCAGAGCGCGAGCAAGGAGGGCCGTTTCGGCGATTACCTCGTGGACAAGAATTACATCACCAAGGCGCAACTGGAAACCGCGCTGAAGATACAGTCCGGCAAGACCCGCTTTCTGGGGGATATCCTGGCTGACATGGGCGTGGACGTGCTGGCCATCAACGAAACCATCGCCGAAGGCAAAGCGGCCCGGCACTAG